In the Afipia sp. GAS231 genome, GTGCAGAACACCAGCCACCGCCGCTCCGGGTGAGGGCGGCAGCGTCCGACAGAAAACGCTTTTCCGATTCACATTTCAAACAGCCCGTTCCGTCATTGCGAGCGAAGCGAAGCAATCCATTCTTTCTTTTCGCGGCAAGATGGATTGCTTCGCTGCGCTCGCAATGACGATGAAGCAAATGCGCCAATATCCTCGCGGCGCGATGCGCCCGAGCTATGGCTGAAAATCTCGTCCCTCGAAAATGGAGGGGCGCAGGGAAAGCCGGGTACACGCTGTACCCGCGGTCTCATGTGCGATGTGCATCAAAAAATGCTGCACATGAGCATACAGGTTCAGCGGAGGCACTCCGACTTTCCCTGCGCAATGGTTTGACGGCTTATGCCGCGCTCGCCCCGGCGACGAATTCCTTTTTGTCACCGTCGCTGACGGATTAAGGCCGATCGAAACCCGGTCGGGTTCGACAACCTCCGGCAGCTTGACATCAGCAACGGATGCCGGGCCCACACGGTTTTGCCGTACGCAGCAACCTGTCTTCGCCGAAAGGCTCCGCCAGGTTATGGCGCCGTTCGTCTGCATGTGGTCATCGCTCACAGGCAAAGCCCGCCCTGCAATTCCCGTTCACGCCGACGCTGCCGCGTCCACCGCATCCCGCCCCGCGTTTCTGACGATCCGGATACGCCCCTCGTGTGGGACAGGATGGCGGATTTCTACGCTTGATTTGGGGGAATCGCGAAGCGGAATATTTTCGCGCGGAGGACTCGACCGAGACCAAGCGTGATTTGCCCGTCGGGCAACACAAGGGGTTGGGGGTGATGGGCTAAGTTTGCGGTGATTCGGCCTCGTCATTCCGGGGCGATGCGCAGCATCGAACCCGGAATCTCGAACTTCCGGGTCTGGTCCTGCGGACCATCCCGGAATGACAACAGAAACATCAATCTCGCTCGGTCAGATACTCGACCGCCGCTTCGTGTGTAGGAAAACGACCAAGTTCGCGATAGTTGGGATCGTGTTCCGCTGAGTTGGGCGAGCGGATTGCGATAAATTCGTTGCCATCCTGTTCAACGATGTCCGTCAGATTATGACTGTCAAAGGGCGTCATGTCCCGTGCGCCGCAACTCGGACAAGTATCGTCGCACATGCAGGACCATTCGTCTGTCCAGCGCCGCCTGCAGCGTGCGCATCGATAGAAGTTCAGAAACCAGGCCATGCCCGACCTCCCTAGTGGCGTAGACGATAATTGCCGCGCGAAATGAAATCGATAAATCCCCGGTCGCGCAAATATTGAAGCTGCTGGCGTATCTTCGGTTTGACGTTCTGGTTGCCCGGGTAGAGCTCACCGAGGTGACGTTCGAAGGCATAGACCTCGTCGAGCGTGAAGTCGCGCTTCCCGAGCGACTCCACGCATTTCATGACGTCGAGCAACCAGCCCCGCGTCTCCGGAGACTCGTCTCTCAGGAAGAGCGTCTTCTGCCATTCCGCCAGCACGGCGTCCTTGGCGCGAACCACACTGTTCTGAACGATATGAATTTTGCCCGATTCCGGGACCCGGCTGAGGAGGATATTGGACCCAATCCAGCCGGCGCGACGCGCGGTAGCAGCCAGCGGCTTTCGCTCCTCGATGATCCCCCGGACGAAAAAATGCTTCGGCACGATGAGCAGGTTGACGACCGCAAGCGATTTGAGATCGTAGTTCATCAGGAGAAGGTTTGGATTATTGCTGGCGGCCAGACGTTCGCACTTGGTCTTGAAGGCACCATCGACGACGCGCGTTCCGAATTTGCCCTTCTGGCTTTTGAGTTCGAATTCCTCGTTGCAGGATGTACAGAAGAAATCGGCTAGCGGGCTGTTGTTGGGAAACGCAGAAATCTTCGCGTTGCCGCAGTGCGGGCAGTAGGCCCAGGCGCCGACCCATGCCTCGGTCCATGCCTTGGCCTTCTGCGAACCGCTGGTGTAGGCGGATTGGGATTCCTCAAAGGCAAGTTTCATAGCGCCCAGCGTAACCAAACTCGCCAAAATTGCCAGTTCTGCGCTTCGCTACCTCTTCTTCCACCCACCGCGATGCCCCGGCGCGCCGCCGCTGGAGCGTGGCGTCGGGCCGAACTCTGGGCCGGATTGCCGCGAGTCGGTGGGCTGGAAGATTTTGCTGCCGCCGGCGATCTCCGGCTTGCGCGGCTTGGCGCCGTCGGGGCGGAAGGGCAGGGACTCTGGGCCGTGCATTTCGTCGAGATGGGGTTTGTGGACTTTGGAGGCGCCGCCGGCACCGCCCGTGGATCGGGGCGAGGGGGAAGAAGCAGCGCCGCGCATTCCACCCTTCTTCTTCATCGCGCTGGCGGGCAGGTTGGCCGCGTCGCCGTACTTCTTCGTCCCGGCATAGGCGCCGGCCTTGTTCTGCACCACGCGCTGTTTGGCGGTGGGGTCGTCGACCACGGCGAGCTCGGTCGCACGCAGGCGTTTGACCTCGTCGCGCAGGCGGGCGGCTTCCTCGAAGTTCAAATCGGCGGCGGCTTCGCGCATTCGGGTTTCGAGATCGCCCAGCACCGCCTCGAAATTGTGGCCGATGGAGATGACGTCGTCGGCCATGCCGCCGTCGCCGATCTCGACCAGCACGTGGTCGCGCTCGTAGACGGAGTTCATGATGTCGCCGATCGACTTCTTGATGCTCTCCGGCGTGATGTTATGCGCGGTGTTGTATTCGACCTGCTTCTCGCGGCGGCGGTCGGTTTCGGCGATGGCGCGTTCCATCGAGCCGGTCATCTGGTCGGCATAGAGGATCACCTTGCCGTCGACGTTGCGCGCGGCGCGGCCGATGGTCTGGATCAGCGAGGTCTCGCTGCGCAGAAAACCTTCCTTGTCGGCGTCGAGGATCGCGACCAGCGCGCATTCGGGAATGTCGAGGCCCTCGCGCAGCAGGTTGATGCCGACCAGCGCGTCGAACGCGCCGAGGCGGAGATCCCTGATGATCTCGATGCGCTCGATGGTGTCGATATCAGAGTGCATGTAGCGGACGCGAATGCCCTGCTCATGCAGGTATTCGGTCAGGTCTTCCGCCATTCGTTTGGTCAGCACCGTGATCAGCGAGCGGTAGCCGGCCTGCGCGGTGGCGCGGACTTCGCCGACGAGATCGTCGACCTGGGTGCGCGCGGGGCGAATGTTGACGGGCGGATCGATCAGGCCGGTGGGGCGGATCACCTGCTCGACGAATACGCCGCCGCTCTCGTTCAGCTCCCAGCCGCTGGGTGTGGCGGAGACCGCGACCGATTGCGGGCGCATCATGTCCCACTCTTCAAAGCGCAGCGGACGGT is a window encoding:
- a CDS encoding DpnI domain-containing protein, with amino-acid sequence MKLAFEESQSAYTSGSQKAKAWTEAWVGAWAYCPHCGNAKISAFPNNSPLADFFCTSCNEEFELKSQKGKFGTRVVDGAFKTKCERLAASNNPNLLLMNYDLKSLAVVNLLIVPKHFFVRGIIEERKPLAATARRAGWIGSNILLSRVPESGKIHIVQNSVVRAKDAVLAEWQKTLFLRDESPETRGWLLDVMKCVESLGKRDFTLDEVYAFERHLGELYPGNQNVKPKIRQQLQYLRDRGFIDFISRGNYRLRH